One region of Cinclus cinclus chromosome 1, bCinCin1.1, whole genome shotgun sequence genomic DNA includes:
- the CALB1 gene encoding calbindin: MTAETHLQGVEISAAQFFEIWHHYDSDGNGFMDGKELQNFIQELQQARKKAGLDLTPEMKAFVDQYGKSTDGKIGIVELAQVLPTEENFLLFFRCQQLKSSEDFMQTWRKYDSDHSGFIDSEELKSFLKDLLQKANKQIEDSKLTEYTEIMLRMFDANNDGKLELTELARLLPVQENFLIKFQGVKMCAKEFNNAFEMYDQDGNGYIDENELDALLKDLCEKNKKELDITNLATYKKSIMALSDGGKLYRAELALILCAEEN, translated from the exons ATGACGGCCGAGACGCACCTGCAGGGCGTGGAGATCTCGGCCGCCCAGTTCTTCGAGATCTGGCACCACTACGACTCCGACG GCAATGGATTCATGGACGGGAAGGAGCTACAAAACTtcatccaggagctgcagcaggcgCGGAAGAAGGCAGGCTTG GATTTAACACCTGAAATGAAAGCTTTTGTGGACCAATACGGGAAGTCTACTGATGGAAAAATAGGTATAGTTGAG CTTGCTCAGGTATTGCCAACAGAAGAGAATTTCCTGTTGTTCTTCAGATGCCAGCAGCTAAAGTCAAGTGAAGATTTCATGCAG ACATGGAGGAAATATGACAGCGACCACAGTGGCTTCATTGATTCTGAGGAACTTAAG agcTTCTTGAAAGATTTATTACAGAAAGCAAATAAGCAGATTGAAGACTCAAAGCTAACGGAATACACAGAAATAATG CTCAGGATGTTTGATGCAAACAATGATGGAAAGCTGGAGCTTACTGAACTGGCCAG aCTACTCCCTGTACAGGaaaattttcttattaaatttcAG GGTGTCAAAATGTGTGCAAAAGAATTCAATAATGCCTTTGAGATGTATGATCAA GATGGCAATGGCTATATAGATGAAAATGAACTTGATGCCCTACTGAAGGATCTctgtgaaaagaacaaaaag GAATTAGACATTACCAACCTTGCAACATACAAGAAAAGCATCATGGCCTTGTCTGATGGAGGAAAGCTTTACCGAGCAGAATTGGCTCTTATTCTCTGTGCTGAGGAAAACTAG